The proteins below are encoded in one region of Macrococcus armenti:
- a CDS encoding SCO family protein, whose amino-acid sequence MRTERILSALLIIIGLIFLGIATDGYKAFTLEQKRVTTLETTTPKYPNIEVVDNKGRTYPFDTFKGKYILMTFIYTNCSTVCPMMEQNMKSVYKNIDMKRYKDDIVFVSLSFDRERDTVDVLERYAGYFDADGETWRMVTPTSDKDLKKILDTYGVIVIPDGDNNFQHNTSFYLIKPDGKLHSVMKFQDIDSTTETVQQALKDVR is encoded by the coding sequence ATGAGAACAGAACGTATCCTATCCGCACTATTGATTATTATAGGATTGATATTTCTAGGGATAGCAACAGATGGATATAAAGCTTTTACATTAGAACAAAAGCGAGTAACGACATTAGAGACAACAACTCCGAAGTATCCGAATATTGAAGTCGTCGATAATAAAGGTAGAACTTATCCATTTGATACGTTCAAAGGAAAATATATATTAATGACATTTATCTACACAAATTGCAGTACGGTGTGTCCGATGATGGAACAGAATATGAAATCGGTCTATAAGAATATTGACATGAAACGATATAAAGATGATATAGTGTTTGTTAGCTTATCTTTTGATAGAGAAAGAGATACTGTAGACGTATTGGAGCGCTATGCAGGATACTTTGATGCTGACGGTGAAACTTGGAGAATGGTTACACCTACTAGTGATAAAGACTTAAAGAAAATATTAGACACATATGGCGTTATTGTGATTCCTGATGGAGATAATAACTTTCAGCATAATACATCGTTTTATCTTATTAAACCGGACGGAAAGCTGCACAGTGTAATGAAGTTTCAAGATATTGATAGCACGACAGAAACTGTGCAGCAAGCATTAAAGGATGTGAGATAA
- a CDS encoding Crp/Fnr family transcriptional regulator yields MNNNMMHFPFFKMLNTHELAAVATISQIQHYKKLNHIFYDQTEMTHFYFVEEGTVKIYRTDVNGKEQIVNFFGPGELFPHHAFFRTGPYPANAVVVEDAKILSISKNEFETLVKMNPELSIKMFKYLGNLIVDLQKRLQEKILEPTPQQLLLMLKRLALMHGEVENNDFTKILLKINKQELANMLGLTRETVSRNFTVFKKMHILKEDADGFIEINLHKIKDSK; encoded by the coding sequence ATGAATAACAACATGATGCACTTTCCTTTCTTTAAGATGCTTAATACACATGAACTTGCTGCAGTGGCGACCATCTCTCAAATACAGCATTATAAGAAACTCAATCATATCTTTTATGATCAAACAGAGATGACGCATTTTTATTTTGTTGAAGAAGGCACTGTAAAGATTTATCGCACTGATGTTAACGGTAAAGAACAAATTGTGAATTTCTTCGGTCCGGGAGAACTATTCCCGCATCATGCTTTCTTTAGAACAGGACCTTATCCAGCTAATGCGGTTGTTGTTGAGGATGCTAAGATATTATCTATTAGTAAAAACGAGTTTGAAACACTTGTTAAGATGAATCCGGAACTTTCAATAAAGATGTTCAAGTATTTAGGTAATCTAATCGTTGATCTACAGAAACGATTGCAGGAGAAAATATTAGAACCCACACCTCAGCAATTATTATTAATGTTAAAGCGTCTGGCACTTATGCACGGAGAAGTTGAAAATAATGATTTCACAAAGATTCTGCTTAAGATTAATAAACAAGAACTTGCGAACATGCTGGGATTAACACGCGAAACAGTAAGTCGTAACTTTACTGTGTTTAAGAAGATGCACATATTAAAAGAAGATGCAGATGGATTTATCGAAATCAATCTGCATAAAATAAAAGATAGTAAGTGA
- a CDS encoding Rrf2 family transcriptional regulator — protein MGTKFSVALHIMVMISESTEVQNSDTIANSVNTNPSYIRKITALLKKSGLIESTQGKSGMSLLKSSREIDLLEIYQAVHPKEVKLLNVHTDVNPECPVAQNIESVLNPVFTDAEQQLFQSLKARTLEDVIKQMKENHNESYSNQTI, from the coding sequence ATGGGTACTAAATTTTCAGTTGCACTGCACATTATGGTAATGATTTCAGAATCAACAGAGGTTCAGAATTCAGACACTATAGCGAATAGCGTAAATACGAATCCAAGTTATATCAGAAAGATTACAGCATTGCTTAAGAAATCAGGTTTAATCGAAAGTACACAAGGTAAGAGCGGAATGTCACTTCTAAAATCAAGTAGAGAGATTGATTTATTAGAAATTTATCAGGCAGTACATCCAAAAGAAGTGAAGCTATTAAATGTTCATACAGACGTAAATCCAGAGTGTCCTGTCGCTCAGAATATTGAATCGGTGCTCAATCCGGTATTTACAGATGCTGAACAGCAATTATTTCAATCATTAAAAGCAAGAACGTTAGAAGATGTTATTAAACAAATGAAGGAGAATCATAATGAAAGCTATTCAAATCAAACAATATAG
- a CDS encoding NADH:flavin oxidoreductase/NADH oxidase family protein: protein MSVEKLFEPLVLSNGVTIKNRLYKGAMSEGMGDKTHRPTEELVNAYKHWGDGGIGMSLTGNVMVDRRYLGEPGNVVIEDDRDLDILTRWAEAGKRNGSHIWMQVNHPGKQSPKSVSKQPIAPSAIPIGGDAGSAFNPPREMTINEIKETVERFVTAAVIAKKAGFTGVQIHGAHGYLVSQFLSSRDNRRFDEYGGTLEKRMQFLIDIYTGMRNALGEDFPISLKINSTDFNDKGFSLEDSIAVIKKMAELGIDHIEISGGDYEKPEMMGDGEVYFLDYAKKISDIVDVPISVIGGFRKQESMINAITNTNVAMIGIARPLVLNPELPNQLQNGTYEDMTLPRLTTKVKALDKLLGGFIGIAYYEQQIRKLGNNQNPVVHTNAWSPLLDLAKTHGARAFTKRRR from the coding sequence ATGTCAGTAGAAAAATTATTTGAACCACTTGTATTAAGCAATGGTGTAACGATTAAAAATAGATTATATAAAGGTGCGATGAGCGAAGGGATGGGTGACAAAACACATCGTCCTACAGAAGAACTGGTTAATGCTTATAAACATTGGGGTGATGGTGGTATCGGGATGTCACTTACAGGGAATGTAATGGTTGATAGACGTTATCTAGGTGAGCCAGGTAATGTCGTCATTGAAGATGATAGAGATTTAGATATATTAACACGTTGGGCAGAAGCGGGTAAACGTAACGGTAGTCATATTTGGATGCAAGTTAATCATCCAGGTAAACAAAGCCCTAAATCAGTATCTAAGCAACCGATCGCACCAAGTGCTATCCCGATTGGAGGAGATGCTGGTAGTGCGTTTAATCCACCACGTGAAATGACAATCAACGAAATTAAAGAAACGGTTGAACGCTTTGTTACAGCTGCAGTAATAGCGAAGAAAGCAGGATTTACTGGTGTTCAAATTCATGGCGCACACGGGTATTTAGTAAGTCAGTTCTTATCATCAAGAGATAACCGACGTTTTGATGAGTATGGTGGAACTTTAGAGAAACGTATGCAATTCTTAATTGATATTTATACAGGAATGAGAAACGCGCTTGGAGAAGATTTTCCTATCAGCTTGAAGATCAATTCAACAGACTTTAATGATAAAGGTTTCTCTTTAGAAGATTCCATTGCAGTAATCAAGAAGATGGCTGAATTAGGTATTGATCATATTGAAATATCAGGCGGAGATTATGAAAAACCAGAAATGATGGGTGACGGTGAAGTATATTTCTTGGATTATGCGAAAAAAATCAGTGACATTGTAGATGTACCAATCTCAGTTATCGGTGGATTCCGCAAACAAGAAAGCATGATTAATGCGATAACAAATACAAATGTAGCAATGATTGGTATTGCAAGACCACTAGTCTTAAATCCTGAATTACCAAATCAACTTCAAAATGGCACATACGAAGATATGACGCTTCCAAGACTGACAACTAAAGTAAAGGCATTGGATAAACTTTTAGGTGGATTTATCGGAATTGCATATTACGAGCAACAGATTAGAAAACTCGGAAACAATCAAAACCCGGTAGTCCATACAAACGCATGGAGTCCATTATTGGATTTAGCAAAAACGCACGGTGCTAGAGCATTCACAAAAAGAAGACGATAA
- a CDS encoding DapH/DapD/GlmU-related protein gives MIFMTLLERIQNIEILKDDPIYDEIHDNKGNNEKLSFEINNGYKTNPEVLKILGEMTSQTIDESVVVSLPFYTDYGRHIKFGKEIFINKNVTFVDLGGIEIEDNVLIGPSARIISVNHIVDPEKRRGLVVNKVVIKKNAWIGANVTVLPGVTVGENSIVAADSTVTKDVPPNTVVAGTPAKVIKNID, from the coding sequence GTGATATTCATGACTTTGCTAGAACGAATTCAGAACATCGAAATATTAAAAGATGATCCAATTTATGATGAAATTCATGATAACAAAGGAAACAATGAAAAATTATCATTTGAAATCAACAATGGTTATAAAACGAATCCAGAAGTATTAAAAATACTTGGTGAAATGACGAGTCAGACGATTGATGAAAGTGTTGTCGTATCTCTGCCTTTCTATACTGACTACGGAAGACATATTAAATTCGGAAAAGAAATCTTTATCAATAAGAATGTAACATTTGTTGATTTAGGTGGTATTGAGATAGAAGATAACGTATTGATCGGACCATCAGCTAGAATTATTTCAGTGAATCATATTGTAGATCCAGAGAAGCGACGAGGCCTTGTTGTTAATAAAGTTGTTATTAAGAAAAATGCATGGATTGGTGCGAATGTCACTGTATTACCTGGTGTTACGGTTGGAGAGAATTCAATTGTTGCAGCAGATTCAACAGTAACAAAAGACGTCCCACCGAATACTGTTGTGGCCGGCACACCCGCGAAAGTGATTAAGAATATAGACTAG
- a CDS encoding NAD(P)H-dependent oxidoreductase, with the protein MSTLVIITHPEMNKSIVNRMWKEAIIEADIDVVDLYELYPNSKLDIYEEQQRLLKYDKVIFQFPFYWYSSPPLLKQYLDEVFLFNYAYGPEGTKLNGKSFGLAVTVGSPESDYTAAGFNKHTLNELLTPFEATFNYIGAKYIGYFAQFGTVNHATESELIEGTKRYIEFVMQ; encoded by the coding sequence ATGAGTACACTTGTAATTATCACACATCCGGAGATGAATAAATCAATTGTTAATCGTATGTGGAAAGAAGCTATAATTGAAGCGGATATTGATGTCGTTGACCTATATGAATTATATCCAAATTCAAAGCTGGATATTTATGAAGAACAACAAAGATTACTAAAGTACGATAAAGTAATTTTTCAATTCCCGTTCTATTGGTATAGCAGCCCACCATTGTTAAAACAATACCTTGATGAAGTATTCTTGTTTAACTATGCATATGGACCTGAGGGCACAAAACTAAATGGTAAATCATTTGGGTTAGCTGTCACTGTAGGAAGTCCAGAATCGGATTATACTGCAGCAGGGTTCAATAAGCATACTTTAAATGAATTGCTGACACCTTTTGAAGCAACATTCAACTATATTGGAGCGAAATATATTGGATACTTCGCGCAATTCGGTACAGTCAATCATGCTACCGAGAGTGAATTGATAGAAGGCACAAAGCGATATATTGAATTTGTGATGCAGTAA
- a CDS encoding PAS domain-containing protein, translated as MVDFQLSNTLKILLNQIIDRKQQIEDTVLKEIPTIDFLQTLIHIHYTEGLYDISDIHNLIHHYNIHSEIELQHVYVSLDDNHPLNILIRENDSFNIQLNSLKDKLPALEVNKDSSIIENELQALSKVYAHYNRKEKILFPLLERHQIYTLPRKMWALDDDIRSHYNQFRNRIKRIHEIEFRHIKKSFDLLFNDMHKMMLYEEDILIPFIQELFNEADFVRIANESAAFGYAVNVNRVWNEQSLPLKQRDESIDYTQNIKIGGGYLTLKEAELILNNLPVEITFVDKNGLFKYFNEITSSANMMFIRTPLSIGRHVANCHPPKSLKKVMKIMRMLKNKEESSVTMWFKKGDEFIYVTYKALFDEHDEYQGILEYVQDIQPFIDLPKSIKRDIN; from the coding sequence ATGGTTGATTTTCAACTTTCTAATACGCTTAAAATATTGTTGAATCAAATTATTGACAGAAAACAACAGATTGAGGATACAGTTCTTAAAGAGATACCAACAATTGATTTCTTGCAGACGCTTATTCACATCCATTATACAGAAGGGTTATATGATATTTCTGACATTCATAATCTCATCCACCATTACAATATACATTCAGAAATCGAACTTCAACATGTCTACGTTTCATTAGATGACAATCATCCATTAAATATATTAATACGAGAGAATGATAGCTTTAATATCCAGTTAAACAGCTTAAAAGATAAGTTACCTGCTCTAGAAGTAAATAAAGATTCATCAATAATAGAAAATGAACTTCAAGCTTTGAGCAAAGTGTACGCACATTATAATCGCAAAGAAAAGATTCTATTCCCATTATTAGAACGTCATCAGATTTACACATTGCCAAGAAAAATGTGGGCGCTCGATGACGATATTCGTAGCCACTATAATCAATTTCGCAATCGCATTAAACGAATTCATGAAATTGAGTTCAGGCATATTAAGAAATCTTTTGATTTACTGTTTAATGATATGCACAAGATGATGTTATATGAGGAAGATATTCTGATTCCTTTCATCCAGGAGTTATTCAATGAAGCAGATTTCGTTCGTATCGCAAACGAAAGTGCTGCTTTCGGATATGCGGTGAACGTCAATCGTGTCTGGAACGAACAATCATTACCTCTTAAACAAAGGGATGAAAGCATTGATTACACACAAAATATAAAAATAGGTGGCGGTTACTTAACGCTAAAAGAAGCTGAACTTATACTTAATAATTTGCCAGTTGAAATTACATTCGTCGATAAAAATGGTTTGTTTAAATACTTCAATGAGATAACTTCATCTGCAAATATGATGTTTATTAGAACGCCGTTATCTATCGGTCGTCATGTTGCAAATTGTCATCCACCAAAGAGTTTGAAGAAAGTAATGAAGATCATGCGAATGCTAAAAAATAAAGAAGAATCATCCGTTACAATGTGGTTCAAAAAAGGTGATGAATTTATTTATGTAACTTATAAAGCGCTTTTCGATGAACATGATGAGTATCAAGGGATTCTTGAGTATGTACAAGATATTCAACCTTTCATCGATTTACCTAAATCGATAAAAAGAGACATAAATTAA
- a CDS encoding alpha/beta fold hydrolase, translating to MNHYIHGNGDETILLLHSGGETALTENEFLSTQLQQNYKVIRMDLRGHGKSVSNDLDNYFIDCAHDVIETLDYLNESDIHIIGASLGAVVALVINDIATHRVKSLVLTGIMTVKYEGFDLSSKEEDERLMEIIELDEVINYMDEIHEGDWRKVITNDVGKDWYPFEYTSKFPLIDKPALLCVGENAHHELNGIEQLYMNDNVHIAIVPFAGHLANEMQPELFSKIVETFLNEIKE from the coding sequence TTGAATCATTACATACATGGAAATGGTGATGAAACTATATTGTTATTACATAGTGGAGGTGAGACTGCTTTAACTGAAAATGAATTTTTGAGTACGCAGCTTCAACAGAATTATAAAGTGATAAGAATGGACTTAAGAGGTCATGGTAAGTCTGTTAGCAATGATTTAGATAACTATTTTATTGATTGTGCACATGATGTAATAGAAACACTAGACTATTTAAATGAGTCAGATATCCACATTATTGGCGCATCACTTGGTGCAGTAGTTGCACTCGTTATTAATGATATTGCGACACATCGAGTAAAATCATTGGTTCTCACCGGTATAATGACGGTTAAGTATGAAGGCTTTGATCTGAGCTCTAAAGAGGAAGATGAAAGACTTATGGAAATCATTGAATTAGATGAGGTCATTAATTATATGGATGAGATTCATGAAGGGGATTGGAGAAAGGTTATTACTAATGACGTAGGGAAAGATTGGTACCCCTTTGAGTATACAAGTAAATTTCCGCTTATTGATAAGCCTGCACTTTTATGTGTAGGGGAGAATGCACATCATGAATTGAATGGTATTGAGCAACTATATATGAATGATAATGTTCATATAGCGATTGTTCCTTTTGCCGGGCATCTTGCTAATGAGATGCAACCCGAATTATTCAGTAAAATCGTTGAGACTTTTTTAAATGAAATAAAGGAGTGA
- a CDS encoding GNAT family N-acetyltransferase yields the protein MDSITIYNSYSDQDITRMVEVYKSVGWMNHDYHKVSIILNNSTHIAIAKLDDNIIGFARALSDGVFNAAIYDVVVCPEYQRRGIAKILLRNLLAQFENLSCIHLISTTGNETFYKKMGFKKLTTGMAIYHKAHLEKEYTEG from the coding sequence ATGGATTCCATCACAATTTACAATTCATATAGTGATCAGGATATTACCAGGATGGTAGAGGTCTATAAAAGTGTTGGATGGATGAATCACGATTATCACAAGGTAAGTATCATATTAAATAATAGTACTCATATAGCGATAGCTAAACTGGATGATAATATTATTGGATTTGCGCGAGCACTATCTGATGGGGTATTTAACGCTGCTATATATGATGTTGTTGTTTGTCCGGAATATCAAAGAAGAGGCATTGCTAAAATATTACTGAGAAATTTACTTGCACAATTTGAGAATCTGTCTTGTATTCATTTAATTTCAACAACTGGTAATGAAACATTTTATAAAAAAATGGGGTTTAAGAAATTAACAACAGGTATGGCGATATATCACAAAGCGCATTTGGAAAAAGAATATACGGAGGGATAG
- a CDS encoding GNAT family N-acetyltransferase gives MTSVILELPQKKYLSDLYFWRFEDEVQESFKWNGPYFPKPTTKLSKQEFIEQEFKNKYLLETIPSTMFIIKDEEFIGTVHAYWESEVTSWMEIGIVIYNPDYWSGGYGTSALKQWIDYIFTNSDIHRIGLSTWSGNIRMIKLAEKLGMQQEACIRKARIVEGEYYDAIKMGMLREEWKCHTL, from the coding sequence ATGACTAGTGTTATATTAGAACTTCCGCAAAAGAAATACTTATCAGATTTATACTTTTGGAGGTTTGAAGATGAAGTACAAGAATCATTCAAATGGAATGGACCATACTTTCCTAAACCAACAACTAAACTATCAAAGCAAGAGTTCATTGAACAGGAGTTTAAGAATAAATATCTTTTAGAAACAATACCTTCAACGATGTTTATTATTAAAGATGAGGAGTTTATTGGAACGGTGCATGCCTACTGGGAAAGTGAAGTGACGAGCTGGATGGAGATCGGTATTGTTATTTATAATCCCGATTATTGGAGTGGTGGATATGGAACGAGTGCTTTAAAGCAATGGATTGATTATATTTTTACTAATAGTGACATCCATCGAATCGGATTATCTACATGGTCTGGTAATATCCGTATGATTAAACTTGCTGAAAAGTTAGGTATGCAACAAGAAGCATGTATTCGTAAAGCAAGAATCGTTGAAGGGGAATACTACGATGCGATAAAGATGGGAATGTTACGAGAAGAATGGAAATGTCATACACTATAA
- a CDS encoding MutS-related protein, translating into MQSFWVYVLITIVLIGIGIGYSVYDSIQLKRKIKTLFNKQATLFRQKGNHIMFDHYYKHISKSEPRCIDDITWNDLSMDQLFQRINYHFTSVGEEYTYTLLRNFPGHNVDELIMNNVTEDVAYREKLSFILAKLGRNANNDASQFTVHYQKKERYNKLMILVSFLPILSLVMFYFGVSIGIFSVIVAMGVVMGLSVKFQSQSELVYNDLFYAIKVIDTANEIMKLNGHKSNISKMKSVKWMSYFMLNDDKNEGNIALTMINAMKQMFLIDYHLYHRALAILHKHHEDFATYFKVVGQADASYSTALWRTTLPYYAIPEVAEDKKLEAEEVYHPLLDRAVANDFNYAHSVLLTGSNASGKSTFMKTMAINLVMAQGLSTSTSERFVYQPGIVATSMNLEDSLAKGDSYFIAEIKSVKRLIEVLKLALPTYIFIDEILRGTNTKERIASATAILDYLNLHQNSLLFAATHDIELTEILTHFDFYYFKETLTEDNDITFDYTIRKGVTMTSNAIELMRIHNYPESIYNNAKSQLKQLKQLNMEA; encoded by the coding sequence ATGCAGAGTTTCTGGGTTTATGTATTAATTACGATTGTGTTAATTGGTATAGGTATTGGTTATAGCGTTTATGACAGTATTCAATTGAAGCGTAAAATAAAAACATTGTTTAATAAGCAAGCGACGCTTTTCAGACAAAAAGGTAATCATATTATGTTTGATCATTATTATAAGCATATTAGTAAATCAGAACCACGATGTATTGATGATATTACCTGGAATGATTTAAGTATGGACCAATTATTTCAACGTATAAACTATCACTTTACTTCAGTTGGTGAAGAGTATACATATACGTTACTGCGTAATTTCCCGGGTCATAATGTAGATGAATTGATTATGAATAATGTTACTGAAGATGTAGCATATCGTGAGAAGTTATCATTTATATTAGCGAAGCTTGGTAGAAATGCGAATAATGATGCAAGTCAGTTTACAGTGCATTATCAGAAAAAAGAGCGTTACAACAAGCTGATGATACTCGTTAGTTTCTTACCGATACTGAGTTTAGTAATGTTTTACTTCGGTGTCTCTATTGGTATATTCAGTGTAATTGTTGCAATGGGTGTCGTTATGGGGCTGTCAGTAAAATTCCAGTCTCAAAGTGAACTCGTTTATAACGATTTATTCTATGCAATTAAGGTTATTGACACTGCTAACGAGATAATGAAATTAAACGGTCATAAATCAAATATTAGTAAGATGAAGTCTGTTAAGTGGATGAGTTATTTCATGTTGAACGATGATAAGAATGAAGGGAATATTGCGCTTACAATGATTAATGCGATGAAGCAGATGTTTTTAATTGATTATCATTTGTATCATCGTGCGCTTGCGATACTTCATAAACATCATGAAGATTTCGCGACGTACTTCAAAGTAGTAGGACAGGCAGATGCAAGTTATAGTACTGCTTTATGGCGAACGACATTACCATATTACGCGATTCCTGAAGTTGCTGAAGATAAAAAGCTTGAAGCGGAGGAAGTGTATCATCCGTTACTTGATCGTGCTGTAGCGAATGATTTTAACTACGCGCATTCTGTGCTGTTAACAGGCTCTAATGCCTCAGGTAAATCTACATTTATGAAAACGATGGCGATAAATTTAGTAATGGCCCAAGGTCTGAGTACATCAACAAGTGAACGATTTGTGTATCAACCAGGTATCGTAGCCACTTCAATGAATTTAGAAGATAGTTTAGCGAAAGGTGATAGTTACTTTATCGCAGAAATTAAATCAGTGAAGCGACTTATAGAAGTGCTTAAATTGGCATTACCGACGTATATATTCATTGATGAAATATTGCGTGGAACGAATACGAAAGAACGAATTGCTTCAGCAACTGCAATATTAGATTATTTGAACTTGCATCAAAACAGTTTACTATTTGCAGCAACACATGATATTGAATTAACTGAAATATTGACACACTTTGATTTTTATTACTTTAAAGAAACACTGACTGAAGATAATGATATAACATTTGATTACACGATTAGAAAAGGTGTTACAATGACTTCGAATGCAATAGAGCTTATGCGTATTCATAATTATCCTGAAAGTATATATAACAATGCCAAATCACAGCTCAAACAATTAAAACAATTGAATATGGAGGCTTAA
- a CDS encoding AbrB/MazE/SpoVT family DNA-binding domain-containing protein produces the protein MKYEANRDNHSIIKEQKLWKTGNSTVVTIPKEMMENLNVTVGDTLEFNLMSDGVVIKKKESTDQDILDLAKEISQEYHETFEKLVER, from the coding sequence ATGAAATATGAAGCAAATCGTGATAATCATAGTATTATAAAAGAGCAGAAGTTATGGAAAACGGGAAATTCAACTGTAGTTACTATCCCGAAAGAGATGATGGAGAACTTAAATGTTACAGTAGGTGATACATTAGAGTTTAATTTAATGTCAGATGGTGTCGTTATAAAGAAAAAGGAGTCTACTGATCAGGACATATTAGATTTAGCAAAAGAAATATCACAAGAGTATCATGAAACATTTGAGAAGTTGGTGGAGAGATAA
- a CDS encoding type II toxin-antitoxin system death-on-curing family toxin: protein MYYLTEEDIILLNTFLIKKYSPNEQIGVVEPTALHLTVSSPKQHVSGEELYPTIYLKAANLYRNIVMKHIFYNGNKRTAFMALNVFLRKNGLKLKVDADDAVEFIVRIATERLEEDVIAEWIERYIE, encoded by the coding sequence ATGTATTATCTAACTGAAGAGGACATTATACTTCTAAATACATTTTTAATAAAAAAATATTCTCCGAATGAACAAATTGGTGTAGTAGAACCAACCGCACTGCATCTGACTGTATCATCACCTAAGCAACATGTTTCTGGTGAAGAGTTATATCCAACTATATATTTAAAAGCTGCAAATTTATATAGAAATATTGTGATGAAGCATATTTTTTATAATGGTAATAAACGAACAGCGTTCATGGCACTCAATGTATTTTTGAGGAAGAACGGTCTGAAACTCAAAGTTGATGCTGATGATGCGGTTGAATTTATCGTACGTATTGCTACTGAACGATTAGAAGAAGACGTCATAGCTGAATGGATTGAACGCTATATTGAATAA
- a CDS encoding helix-turn-helix transcriptional regulator, whose translation MLKSHLKEYRAKFNMNQSELADRVGVTRQTIGFIEKGTISPSITLVLKICRVFQCQVENLFELEDVEDE comes from the coding sequence ATGCTCAAGTCTCATTTAAAAGAGTACCGTGCAAAATTTAACATGAATCAAAGTGAGTTAGCGGATAGAGTTGGTGTCACAAGACAGACGATTGGTTTTATCGAAAAAGGTACGATTTCACCGTCTATCACGTTAGTTTTAAAGATTTGTCGTGTATTTCAATGTCAAGTTGAAAATCTTTTCGAATTGGAGGATGTTGAAGATGAGTGA
- a CDS encoding STM3941 family protein: protein MEDIVIGKSRFKIGCSVFILLIVSIILGVIVFMGDLDSIGKLIVGALFVLMVGCVVFYFIQFMNSKPLLILKDEGFYDYSTIGATGDRLIRWDEVDHIDLIQYGNQKNISVFLKNPEETLKDAKATSKALSSINNSMMDAGHINIIVRNAAGITSEECAVLMMQILEDKQHKQNITEKLSGLGEAAVQYFEDLSDRHDDERATVLNNRGYVLTVELDKKYQKAPDVVQLQQVILTLQELVKQPAVLAKLSSDDIDDIEKGMLPKGYTLHHHEVPCKFELVPQVLHNETPHLGGNVLWGGKLEL, encoded by the coding sequence ATGGAAGATATCGTAATTGGAAAAAGTAGATTTAAAATTGGTTGCTCAGTATTTATCCTACTTATCGTATCGATTATTTTAGGTGTTATTGTTTTCATGGGCGACCTTGATTCTATAGGTAAATTAATTGTAGGTGCATTGTTTGTACTTATGGTTGGATGTGTGGTCTTTTATTTCATTCAATTTATGAATAGTAAGCCGTTATTAATTTTGAAAGATGAAGGTTTCTATGATTATTCGACGATTGGAGCTACTGGTGACAGACTGATTCGCTGGGACGAAGTGGATCATATTGATTTAATTCAGTATGGAAATCAAAAGAACATTTCTGTATTTCTGAAAAACCCCGAGGAAACTTTAAAGGATGCCAAAGCGACAAGTAAAGCATTGTCTTCTATTAATAATAGCATGATGGATGCAGGTCACATTAATATTATCGTGAGAAACGCAGCCGGTATTACATCTGAAGAGTGTGCTGTATTAATGATGCAAATTCTGGAAGATAAGCAACATAAACAAAATATTACTGAAAAGTTAAGCGGTCTAGGTGAAGCTGCAGTTCAGTATTTTGAAGATTTATCAGATAGACATGATGATGAAAGGGCTACTGTATTAAATAACCGTGGCTACGTTTTAACTGTTGAGCTTGATAAAAAGTATCAAAAAGCACCGGACGTTGTGCAGCTGCAGCAAGTGATACTTACGTTACAGGAACTTGTTAAACAACCTGCAGTTCTGGCGAAGTTATCATCTGACGATATTGATGATATTGAGAAAGGGATGCTGCCTAAAGGTTATACATTACATCATCATGAAGTACCGTGTAAGTTTGAACTTGTACCACAAGTACTTCACAATGAAACACCGCATTTAGGTGGAAATGTACTATGGGGAGGTAAGTTAGAACTATGA